From the Bos taurus isolate L1 Dominette 01449 registration number 42190680 breed Hereford chromosome 20, ARS-UCD2.0, whole genome shotgun sequence genome, one window contains:
- the NSA2 gene encoding ribosome biogenesis protein NSA2 homolog gives MPQNEYIELHRKRYGYRLDYHEKKRKKEGREAHERSKKAKKMIGLKAKLYHKQRHAEKIQMKKTIKMHEKRNTKQKNDEKTPQGAVPAYLLDREGQSRAKVLSNMIKQKRKEKAGKWEVPLPKVRAQGETEVLKVIRTGKRKKKAWKRMVTKVCFVGDGFTRKPPKYERFIRPMGLRFKKAHVTHPELKATFCLPILGVKKNPSSPLYTTLGVITKGTVIEVNVSELGLVTQGGKVIWGKYAQVTNNPENDGCINAVLLV, from the exons ATG CCACAAAATGAATATATTGAGTTACACCGTAAGCGCTATGGATATCGTTTGGATTAccatgagaaaaagagaaagaaggaaggtcgAGAGGCTCATGAACGTTCAAAGAAGGCAAAAAAGATGATTGGTCTGAAAGCGAAGCTCTACCATAAACAGCGCCATGctgagaaaatacaaatgaaaaagac TATTAAGATGCATGAAAAGAGAAACACCAAACAGAAGAATGATGAAAAAACTCCACAAGGAGCAGTACCTGCATATCTACTGGACCGTGAGGGACAGTCTCGAGCTAAAGTACTTTCCAATATGATTAAACAGAAACGAAAAGAGAAAGCG GGAAAATGGGAGGTCCCTCTGCCTAAAGTTCGTGCCCAGGGAGAAACAGAAGTATTAAAAGTTATTCgaacaggaaagagaaagaagaaagcctGGAAGAGGATGGTTACTAAAGTCTGTTTTGTTGGAGATGGCTTTACTCGAAAACCACCTAAATATGAAAGATTCATTAGGCCAATG GGATTACGTTTCAAGAAGGCTCATGTAACACATCCTGAACTGAAAGCCACCTTTTGCTTGCCAATACTTGGTGTAAAGAAGAATCCCTCATCCCCACTATATACAACTTTGGGCGTTATTACCAAAGGAACCGTCATTGAGGTGAACGTGAGCGAGTTGGGCCTTGTAACACAAGGAGGCAAAGTCATCTGGG GAAAATATGCCCAGGTTACCAATAATCCTGAAAATGATGGATGCATAAATGCAGTCTTACTGGTTTGA